One genomic segment of Oreochromis aureus strain Israel breed Guangdong linkage group 9, ZZ_aureus, whole genome shotgun sequence includes these proteins:
- the LOC120441958 gene encoding eotaxin-like: MSVKILSITLLLVSTCVCCHSEDAHGPGSKPPCCVDLTKGNVTADVVGETYREQAARYPCVKAIIFNTKNGQICADPNAQWVKDLTARMTKAPK, encoded by the exons ATGTCTGTGAAGAtcctctccatcactctcctcctGGTCTCAACATGTGTGTGCTGCCACTCTGAAG ATGCTCATGGTCCTGGAAGTAAACCACCGTGCTGCGTTGACCTGACCAAAGGCAATGTGACAGCTGACGTGGTGGGGGAAACTTATCGTGAGCAGGCTGCAAGATATCCCTGTGTGAAGGCTATAAT TTTCAACACAAAAAATGGACAAATTTGTGCTGATCCAAACGCTCAGTGGGTCAAAGATC TCACTGCCAGAATGACGAAGGCGCCCAAGTGA
- the LOC116318504 gene encoding eotaxin-like: MSVKILSITLLLLSICVCCHSEGTHEHPGRIPPCCPAVTKGNMTADVVGQTYHKLAARYHCVKAIIFDTKDGQQLCADPDAQWVKDLTAKMRKV, translated from the exons atgtctgtgaagatcctctccatcactctcctcctgctctcaaTATGTGTGTGCTGCCACTCTGAAG GTACTCATGAACATCCTGGAAGGataccaccgtgctgccctgcAGTCACCAAAGGCAATATGACTGCTGACGTGGTGGGACAAACATATCATAAGCTGGCTGCAAGATATCACTGTGTGAAGGCTATAAT ttttGACACAAAAGATGGACAACAACTTTGTGCTGATCCAGACGCTCAGTGGGTCAAAGATC TCACTGCCAAAATGAGGAAGGTGTGA